From the genome of Papaver somniferum cultivar HN1 chromosome 2, ASM357369v1, whole genome shotgun sequence, one region includes:
- the LOC113350377 gene encoding zinc transporter ZTP29-like: MDQQVLIALALSMLGGLSTSLGALVVILNDAPNLKMLGLLQGFAAGLMLSISFLDLAHNAINSIGFLKGNVWFFGGVIFFAIVSSFIPEPTLAPAVDSKSKKKGGDAGGKDTLKKHRRQVLFSGIITAIGISLHNFPEGMAVFLGSMKGLRVGINLAFAIALHNIPEGVAVALPVYFATQSKWQAFKLATLSGLAEPLGVIIVAYLFPSSLNPEILEGLLGGVGGVMAFLTLHEMLPLAFDYAGPKQAVKAVFLGMAFMSASLYFLEISLPKDISL, from the coding sequence ATGGATCAACAGGTGTTGATTGCTCTTGCTCTTTCTATGCTTGGTGGATTGAGTACTTCGTTAGGTGCGCTTGTTGTGATCCTTAATGATGCCCCCAATTTGAAGATGCTTGGGCTTTTACAGGGGTTTGCCGCGGGTCTTATGCTGAGTATTTCGTTTCTTGATTTGGCGCATAATGCGATAAATTCGATTGGTTTCTTGAAAGGAAATGTTTGGTTTTTCGGTGGTGTTATTTTCTTTGCGATTGTGTCTAGTTTTATTCCGGAACCTACTCTTGCTCCGGCTGTGGATTCAAAAAGCAAAAAGAAGGGTGGTGATGCAGGGGGTAAAGATACGTTGAAAAAGCATCGCCGACAAGTTCTGTTCAGTGGGATTATTACTGCGATTGGTATTAGCTTGCATAATTTCCCTGAAGGAATGGCGGTCTTCCTTGGATCAATGAAGGGACTTCGAGTTGGTATCAACTTGGCTTTTGCTATTGCTTTGCATAACATTCCTGAGGGTGTTGCTGTTGCACTTCCTGTCTATTTTGCAACACAGAGCAAATGGCAAGCATTCAAGCTGGCAACTCTTTCTGGTCTTGCCGAGCCCCTTGGTGTGATTATTGTAGCTTATCTATTTCCAAGCAGTCTAAACCCTGAAATTCTCGAGGGATTGCTAGGAGGAGTTGGTGGAGTTATGGCTTTTCTGACGTTACATGAAATGCTCCCCTTGGCGTTTGATTATGCAGGTCCAAAGCAAGCTGTCAAGGCTGTATTTTTGGGAATGGCTTTTATGTCTGCAAGCCTGTATTTCCTTGAGATCAGCTTGCCCAAGGATATAAGCTTGTAA
- the LOC113350375 gene encoding von Willebrand factor A domain-containing protein 5A-like isoform X1 yields the protein MLEEERLTRAIEQGMKLSKRIYYGKGENNPSQNYSVVSPPQQQPIMDKKLSAPSSSSFSNSYSSYLLPTSPMVYAVISDPSIVDNPDIPSFQPHIHGKCVPTALIPLHMKQISMEIECFLDTAFVTVIGVWRVHCVKRNRSCFCRLIVPMAEQGSVLGVKVDVNGREYTTQLIPVDENMDTGKLVKSHRGGFLTPEMFAITIPQVEGGSNISVKINWSQKLSFTSGQFSLTIPFKFPEFVTPPVKGNSKIEKITLNVESGAEAEVLGLKVSHPLKIVRKQVGRLECSYEADVSTWSQNKFRFSYAISCTAVSTSDILGGLLLYSPSKQDLDKREMFCFYLYPGHNQSKKVFRKEVVFLIDISGSMQGRPLESVKDALFAALRNLNQEDSFSLIALSGETFLFSSTLQLATTETVEKATLWIQTNFVAAGGTNILLPLSQAMEMLSNIFDSDSISHIFLITDGSVENEKHICELIRNQVAAKGSRFPRISTFGIGIHCNHYFLQMLALISKGHYGAALHPDHIEIQFQRLFTTASSTVLANIVVDELNHLDAIEVYPRYIPDLSSGNPLIVSGRYKGEFPDSLKISGFLSDVSNFTINLKPQRAKGIIALERVVAKKQIDLLTAQAWLSQSKELEEKVAQISIQSSVPSEYTRMILCQTEREIQAFESVGLQEVHRVNLEKLVDSKGRKIILLRSLGYGFGSIKATAENVFPRFGDPLFPDSASDPITKAASTFCAQYCHCCCCMCLIRTCSHVNNQCAVVLSQFITALTCFGCLECCVDLCCDF from the exons atgttggaagaagaaagacTAACAAGAGCAATTGAACAAGGAATGAAACTATCAAAAAGAATATATTATGGTAAAGGAGAAAACAATCCTAGCCAGAATTACTCTGTTGTTTCACCTCCACAACAACAACCTATAATGGACAAGAAATTATcagcaccatcatcatcatcgtttagtaattcttattcttcttatctaTTACCAACATCTCCAATGGTTTATGCAGTAATATCTGATCCATCGATAGTAGATAATCCTGATATACCAAGTTTTCAACCACATATACATGGAAAATGCGTTCCTACAGCTTTGATCCCTCTGCATATGAAACAAATTTCAATGGAAATTGAGTGTTTTCTAGATACTGCTTTTGTTACTGTCATTGGGGTATGGAGAGTTCATTGTGTTAAGCGGAACCGGAGCTGTTTTTGTCGCTTGATCGTGCCCATGGCAGAACAG GGTTCAGTTCTAGGTGTTAAGGTTGATGTTAATGGAAGAGAATATACAACTCAGCTAATCCCCGTTGATGAAAATATGGATACTGGGAAACTAGTGAAATCCCACCGGGGAGGCTTCTTAACCCCTGAAATGTTTGCCATAACAATTCCACAG GTTGAAGGAGGTTCAAATATTTCAGTTAAAATCAATTGGTCGCAGAAATTGTCATTTACTAGTGGGCAGTTCTCCCTCACTATACCATTCAAGTTTCCCGAATTCGTTACTCCTCCTGTAAAGGGAAATTCCAAAATTGAAAAGATAACGTTGAATGTAGAGTCTGGTGCTGAAGCTGAAGTTCTAGGCTTGAAAGTTAGCCATCCTTTGAAG ATTGTAAGAAAGCAAGTGGGGAGGTTAGAGTGTTCATATGAAGCAGATGTGTCGACATGGTCACAGAATAAATTCAGGTTTTCATACGCGATAAGTTGCACAGCA GTTTCCACAAGTGACATATTGGGTGGGTTGCTGTTATATTCTCCATCTAAGCAAGACTTGGATAAAAGGGAGATGTTCTGCTTTTACCTTTATCCCGGCCATAACCAGAGCAAAAAG GTATTTAGAAAGGAAGTTGTATTTCTCATTGATATTAGTGGAAGCATGCAAGGAAGGCCCCTCGAGAGCGTCAAGGACGCGCTGTTTGCAGCCCTAAGGAATCTCAATCAGGAGGACTCATTTAGTCTTATAGCACTCAGTGGAGAAACTTTCTTATTCTCGTCAACACTTCAATTGGCAACCACAGAAACAGTTGAAAAAGCAACTCTGTGGATCCAGACGAACTTCGTTGCAGCAGGCGGAACAAACATTCTACTACCCCTGAGTCAA GCAATGGAGATGCTCTCTAATATATTTGATTCAGACTCGATTTCTCACATATTTCTCATTACTGATGGAAGTGTTGAAAATGAAAAACACATATGTGAACTTATACGAAATCAAGTGGCTGCTAAAGGATCGAGGTTTCCCCGTATTTCCACATTTGGTATAG GTATACACTGTAACCATTATTTCTTGCAAATGCTTGCACTAATCAGCAAAGGTCATTACGGTGCTGCATTACATCCAG ATCATATTGAAATTCAATTCCAAAGACTATTTACTACAGCTTCTTCTACAGTTCTTGCAAACATAGTCGTAGATGAATTGAATCATTTGGATGCAATTGAG GTTTATCCCCGCTACATTCCGGATCTTTCCTCTGGAAACCCATTAATAGTATCCGGCAGATACAAAGGGGAATTTCCCGATTCTCTTAAAATTAGTGGTTTCTTATCAGATGTGAGTAACTTCACAATAAACCTGAAGCCACAAAGGGCAAAGGGAATAATCGCTCTTGAAAGA GTGGTTGCCAAGAAACAGATTGACTTACTCACAGCTCAAGCGTGGCTTTCACAAAGTAAAGAACTCGAGGAGAAG gttgcaCAAATAAGTATACAAAGCAGCGTTCCATCTGAATACACTCGAATGATCTTATGTCAGACCGAAAGAGAAATCCAAGCATTCGAATCAGTTGGATTACAAGAG GTTCACAGAGTTAACCTGGAAAAGCTTGTAGACTCTAAAGGACGCAAGATAATTTTGCTGAGAAGTTTGGGTTATGGATTTGGTAGCATAAAAGCCACTGCAGAAAATGTTTTCCCAAGATTTGGAGATCCATTATTCCCTGATTCTGCATCAGACCCTATCACCAAGGCCGCTTCAACCTTTTGCGCCCAGTACTGTCATTGTTGTTGCTGTATGTGCTTAATTCGTACTTGTTCTCATGTAAATAATCAATGTGCCGTCGTTCTTTCTCAGTTTATTACCGCATTAACATGTTTTGGATGCCTCGAATGTTGCGTGGATTTGTGCTGCGACTTCTAA
- the LOC113350375 gene encoding von Willebrand factor A domain-containing protein 5A-like isoform X2, which translates to MLEEERLTRAIEQGMKLSKRIYYGKGENNPSQNYSVVSPPQQQPIMDKKLSAPSSSSFSNSYSSYLLPTSPMVYAVISDPSIVDNPDIPSFQPHIHGKCVPTALIPLHMKQISMEIECFLDTAFVTVIGVWRVHCVKRNRSCFCRLIVPMAEQVDVNGREYTTQLIPVDENMDTGKLVKSHRGGFLTPEMFAITIPQVEGGSNISVKINWSQKLSFTSGQFSLTIPFKFPEFVTPPVKGNSKIEKITLNVESGAEAEVLGLKVSHPLKIVRKQVGRLECSYEADVSTWSQNKFRFSYAISCTAVSTSDILGGLLLYSPSKQDLDKREMFCFYLYPGHNQSKKVFRKEVVFLIDISGSMQGRPLESVKDALFAALRNLNQEDSFSLIALSGETFLFSSTLQLATTETVEKATLWIQTNFVAAGGTNILLPLSQAMEMLSNIFDSDSISHIFLITDGSVENEKHICELIRNQVAAKGSRFPRISTFGIGIHCNHYFLQMLALISKGHYGAALHPDHIEIQFQRLFTTASSTVLANIVVDELNHLDAIEVYPRYIPDLSSGNPLIVSGRYKGEFPDSLKISGFLSDVSNFTINLKPQRAKGIIALERVVAKKQIDLLTAQAWLSQSKELEEKVAQISIQSSVPSEYTRMILCQTEREIQAFESVGLQEVHRVNLEKLVDSKGRKIILLRSLGYGFGSIKATAENVFPRFGDPLFPDSASDPITKAASTFCAQYCHCCCCMCLIRTCSHVNNQCAVVLSQFITALTCFGCLECCVDLCCDF; encoded by the exons atgttggaagaagaaagacTAACAAGAGCAATTGAACAAGGAATGAAACTATCAAAAAGAATATATTATGGTAAAGGAGAAAACAATCCTAGCCAGAATTACTCTGTTGTTTCACCTCCACAACAACAACCTATAATGGACAAGAAATTATcagcaccatcatcatcatcgtttagtaattcttattcttcttatctaTTACCAACATCTCCAATGGTTTATGCAGTAATATCTGATCCATCGATAGTAGATAATCCTGATATACCAAGTTTTCAACCACATATACATGGAAAATGCGTTCCTACAGCTTTGATCCCTCTGCATATGAAACAAATTTCAATGGAAATTGAGTGTTTTCTAGATACTGCTTTTGTTACTGTCATTGGGGTATGGAGAGTTCATTGTGTTAAGCGGAACCGGAGCTGTTTTTGTCGCTTGATCGTGCCCATGGCAGAACAG GTTGATGTTAATGGAAGAGAATATACAACTCAGCTAATCCCCGTTGATGAAAATATGGATACTGGGAAACTAGTGAAATCCCACCGGGGAGGCTTCTTAACCCCTGAAATGTTTGCCATAACAATTCCACAG GTTGAAGGAGGTTCAAATATTTCAGTTAAAATCAATTGGTCGCAGAAATTGTCATTTACTAGTGGGCAGTTCTCCCTCACTATACCATTCAAGTTTCCCGAATTCGTTACTCCTCCTGTAAAGGGAAATTCCAAAATTGAAAAGATAACGTTGAATGTAGAGTCTGGTGCTGAAGCTGAAGTTCTAGGCTTGAAAGTTAGCCATCCTTTGAAG ATTGTAAGAAAGCAAGTGGGGAGGTTAGAGTGTTCATATGAAGCAGATGTGTCGACATGGTCACAGAATAAATTCAGGTTTTCATACGCGATAAGTTGCACAGCA GTTTCCACAAGTGACATATTGGGTGGGTTGCTGTTATATTCTCCATCTAAGCAAGACTTGGATAAAAGGGAGATGTTCTGCTTTTACCTTTATCCCGGCCATAACCAGAGCAAAAAG GTATTTAGAAAGGAAGTTGTATTTCTCATTGATATTAGTGGAAGCATGCAAGGAAGGCCCCTCGAGAGCGTCAAGGACGCGCTGTTTGCAGCCCTAAGGAATCTCAATCAGGAGGACTCATTTAGTCTTATAGCACTCAGTGGAGAAACTTTCTTATTCTCGTCAACACTTCAATTGGCAACCACAGAAACAGTTGAAAAAGCAACTCTGTGGATCCAGACGAACTTCGTTGCAGCAGGCGGAACAAACATTCTACTACCCCTGAGTCAA GCAATGGAGATGCTCTCTAATATATTTGATTCAGACTCGATTTCTCACATATTTCTCATTACTGATGGAAGTGTTGAAAATGAAAAACACATATGTGAACTTATACGAAATCAAGTGGCTGCTAAAGGATCGAGGTTTCCCCGTATTTCCACATTTGGTATAG GTATACACTGTAACCATTATTTCTTGCAAATGCTTGCACTAATCAGCAAAGGTCATTACGGTGCTGCATTACATCCAG ATCATATTGAAATTCAATTCCAAAGACTATTTACTACAGCTTCTTCTACAGTTCTTGCAAACATAGTCGTAGATGAATTGAATCATTTGGATGCAATTGAG GTTTATCCCCGCTACATTCCGGATCTTTCCTCTGGAAACCCATTAATAGTATCCGGCAGATACAAAGGGGAATTTCCCGATTCTCTTAAAATTAGTGGTTTCTTATCAGATGTGAGTAACTTCACAATAAACCTGAAGCCACAAAGGGCAAAGGGAATAATCGCTCTTGAAAGA GTGGTTGCCAAGAAACAGATTGACTTACTCACAGCTCAAGCGTGGCTTTCACAAAGTAAAGAACTCGAGGAGAAG gttgcaCAAATAAGTATACAAAGCAGCGTTCCATCTGAATACACTCGAATGATCTTATGTCAGACCGAAAGAGAAATCCAAGCATTCGAATCAGTTGGATTACAAGAG GTTCACAGAGTTAACCTGGAAAAGCTTGTAGACTCTAAAGGACGCAAGATAATTTTGCTGAGAAGTTTGGGTTATGGATTTGGTAGCATAAAAGCCACTGCAGAAAATGTTTTCCCAAGATTTGGAGATCCATTATTCCCTGATTCTGCATCAGACCCTATCACCAAGGCCGCTTCAACCTTTTGCGCCCAGTACTGTCATTGTTGTTGCTGTATGTGCTTAATTCGTACTTGTTCTCATGTAAATAATCAATGTGCCGTCGTTCTTTCTCAGTTTATTACCGCATTAACATGTTTTGGATGCCTCGAATGTTGCGTGGATTTGTGCTGCGACTTCTAA
- the LOC113350375 gene encoding inter alpha-trypsin inhibitor, heavy chain 4-like isoform X4, whose product MDTGKLVKSHRGGFLTPEMFAITIPQVEGGSNISVKINWSQKLSFTSGQFSLTIPFKFPEFVTPPVKGNSKIEKITLNVESGAEAEVLGLKVSHPLKIVRKQVGRLECSYEADVSTWSQNKFRFSYAISCTAVSTSDILGGLLLYSPSKQDLDKREMFCFYLYPGHNQSKKVFRKEVVFLIDISGSMQGRPLESVKDALFAALRNLNQEDSFSLIALSGETFLFSSTLQLATTETVEKATLWIQTNFVAAGGTNILLPLSQAMEMLSNIFDSDSISHIFLITDGSVENEKHICELIRNQVAAKGSRFPRISTFGIGIHCNHYFLQMLALISKGHYGAALHPDHIEIQFQRLFTTASSTVLANIVVDELNHLDAIEVYPRYIPDLSSGNPLIVSGRYKGEFPDSLKISGFLSDVSNFTINLKPQRAKGIIALERVVAKKQIDLLTAQAWLSQSKELEEKVAQISIQSSVPSEYTRMILCQTEREIQAFESVGLQEVHRVNLEKLVDSKGRKIILLRSLGYGFGSIKATAENVFPRFGDPLFPDSASDPITKAASTFCAQYCHCCCCMCLIRTCSHVNNQCAVVLSQFITALTCFGCLECCVDLCCDF is encoded by the exons ATGGATACTGGGAAACTAGTGAAATCCCACCGGGGAGGCTTCTTAACCCCTGAAATGTTTGCCATAACAATTCCACAG GTTGAAGGAGGTTCAAATATTTCAGTTAAAATCAATTGGTCGCAGAAATTGTCATTTACTAGTGGGCAGTTCTCCCTCACTATACCATTCAAGTTTCCCGAATTCGTTACTCCTCCTGTAAAGGGAAATTCCAAAATTGAAAAGATAACGTTGAATGTAGAGTCTGGTGCTGAAGCTGAAGTTCTAGGCTTGAAAGTTAGCCATCCTTTGAAG ATTGTAAGAAAGCAAGTGGGGAGGTTAGAGTGTTCATATGAAGCAGATGTGTCGACATGGTCACAGAATAAATTCAGGTTTTCATACGCGATAAGTTGCACAGCA GTTTCCACAAGTGACATATTGGGTGGGTTGCTGTTATATTCTCCATCTAAGCAAGACTTGGATAAAAGGGAGATGTTCTGCTTTTACCTTTATCCCGGCCATAACCAGAGCAAAAAG GTATTTAGAAAGGAAGTTGTATTTCTCATTGATATTAGTGGAAGCATGCAAGGAAGGCCCCTCGAGAGCGTCAAGGACGCGCTGTTTGCAGCCCTAAGGAATCTCAATCAGGAGGACTCATTTAGTCTTATAGCACTCAGTGGAGAAACTTTCTTATTCTCGTCAACACTTCAATTGGCAACCACAGAAACAGTTGAAAAAGCAACTCTGTGGATCCAGACGAACTTCGTTGCAGCAGGCGGAACAAACATTCTACTACCCCTGAGTCAA GCAATGGAGATGCTCTCTAATATATTTGATTCAGACTCGATTTCTCACATATTTCTCATTACTGATGGAAGTGTTGAAAATGAAAAACACATATGTGAACTTATACGAAATCAAGTGGCTGCTAAAGGATCGAGGTTTCCCCGTATTTCCACATTTGGTATAG GTATACACTGTAACCATTATTTCTTGCAAATGCTTGCACTAATCAGCAAAGGTCATTACGGTGCTGCATTACATCCAG ATCATATTGAAATTCAATTCCAAAGACTATTTACTACAGCTTCTTCTACAGTTCTTGCAAACATAGTCGTAGATGAATTGAATCATTTGGATGCAATTGAG GTTTATCCCCGCTACATTCCGGATCTTTCCTCTGGAAACCCATTAATAGTATCCGGCAGATACAAAGGGGAATTTCCCGATTCTCTTAAAATTAGTGGTTTCTTATCAGATGTGAGTAACTTCACAATAAACCTGAAGCCACAAAGGGCAAAGGGAATAATCGCTCTTGAAAGA GTGGTTGCCAAGAAACAGATTGACTTACTCACAGCTCAAGCGTGGCTTTCACAAAGTAAAGAACTCGAGGAGAAG gttgcaCAAATAAGTATACAAAGCAGCGTTCCATCTGAATACACTCGAATGATCTTATGTCAGACCGAAAGAGAAATCCAAGCATTCGAATCAGTTGGATTACAAGAG GTTCACAGAGTTAACCTGGAAAAGCTTGTAGACTCTAAAGGACGCAAGATAATTTTGCTGAGAAGTTTGGGTTATGGATTTGGTAGCATAAAAGCCACTGCAGAAAATGTTTTCCCAAGATTTGGAGATCCATTATTCCCTGATTCTGCATCAGACCCTATCACCAAGGCCGCTTCAACCTTTTGCGCCCAGTACTGTCATTGTTGTTGCTGTATGTGCTTAATTCGTACTTGTTCTCATGTAAATAATCAATGTGCCGTCGTTCTTTCTCAGTTTATTACCGCATTAACATGTTTTGGATGCCTCGAATGTTGCGTGGATTTGTGCTGCGACTTCTAA
- the LOC113350375 gene encoding von Willebrand factor A domain-containing protein 5A-like isoform X3 has protein sequence MLEEERLTRAIEQGMKLSKRIYYGKGENNPSQNYSVVSPPQQQPIMDKKLSAPSSSSFSNSYSSYLLPTSPMVYAVISDPSIVDNPDIPSFQPHIHGKCVPTALIPLHMKQISMEIECFLDTAFVTVIGVWRVHCVKRNRSCFCRLIVPMAEQGSVLGVKVDVNGREYTTQLIPVDENMDTGKLVKSHRGGFLTPEMFAITIPQVEGGSNISVKINWSQKLSFTSGQFSLTIPFKFPEFVTPPVKGNSKIEKITLNVESGAEAEVLGLKVSHPLKIVRKQVGRLECSYEADVSTWSQNKFRFSYAISCTAVSTSDILGGLLLYSPSKQDLDKREMFCFYLYPGHNQSKKVFRKEVVFLIDISGSMQGRPLESVKDALFAALRNLNQEDSFSLIALSGETFLFSSTLQLATTETVEKATLWIQTNFVAAGGTNILLPLSQAMEMLSNIFDSDSISHIFLITDGSVENEKHICELIRNQVAAKGSRFPRISTFGIDHIEIQFQRLFTTASSTVLANIVVDELNHLDAIEVYPRYIPDLSSGNPLIVSGRYKGEFPDSLKISGFLSDVSNFTINLKPQRAKGIIALERVVAKKQIDLLTAQAWLSQSKELEEKVAQISIQSSVPSEYTRMILCQTEREIQAFESVGLQEVHRVNLEKLVDSKGRKIILLRSLGYGFGSIKATAENVFPRFGDPLFPDSASDPITKAASTFCAQYCHCCCCMCLIRTCSHVNNQCAVVLSQFITALTCFGCLECCVDLCCDF, from the exons atgttggaagaagaaagacTAACAAGAGCAATTGAACAAGGAATGAAACTATCAAAAAGAATATATTATGGTAAAGGAGAAAACAATCCTAGCCAGAATTACTCTGTTGTTTCACCTCCACAACAACAACCTATAATGGACAAGAAATTATcagcaccatcatcatcatcgtttagtaattcttattcttcttatctaTTACCAACATCTCCAATGGTTTATGCAGTAATATCTGATCCATCGATAGTAGATAATCCTGATATACCAAGTTTTCAACCACATATACATGGAAAATGCGTTCCTACAGCTTTGATCCCTCTGCATATGAAACAAATTTCAATGGAAATTGAGTGTTTTCTAGATACTGCTTTTGTTACTGTCATTGGGGTATGGAGAGTTCATTGTGTTAAGCGGAACCGGAGCTGTTTTTGTCGCTTGATCGTGCCCATGGCAGAACAG GGTTCAGTTCTAGGTGTTAAGGTTGATGTTAATGGAAGAGAATATACAACTCAGCTAATCCCCGTTGATGAAAATATGGATACTGGGAAACTAGTGAAATCCCACCGGGGAGGCTTCTTAACCCCTGAAATGTTTGCCATAACAATTCCACAG GTTGAAGGAGGTTCAAATATTTCAGTTAAAATCAATTGGTCGCAGAAATTGTCATTTACTAGTGGGCAGTTCTCCCTCACTATACCATTCAAGTTTCCCGAATTCGTTACTCCTCCTGTAAAGGGAAATTCCAAAATTGAAAAGATAACGTTGAATGTAGAGTCTGGTGCTGAAGCTGAAGTTCTAGGCTTGAAAGTTAGCCATCCTTTGAAG ATTGTAAGAAAGCAAGTGGGGAGGTTAGAGTGTTCATATGAAGCAGATGTGTCGACATGGTCACAGAATAAATTCAGGTTTTCATACGCGATAAGTTGCACAGCA GTTTCCACAAGTGACATATTGGGTGGGTTGCTGTTATATTCTCCATCTAAGCAAGACTTGGATAAAAGGGAGATGTTCTGCTTTTACCTTTATCCCGGCCATAACCAGAGCAAAAAG GTATTTAGAAAGGAAGTTGTATTTCTCATTGATATTAGTGGAAGCATGCAAGGAAGGCCCCTCGAGAGCGTCAAGGACGCGCTGTTTGCAGCCCTAAGGAATCTCAATCAGGAGGACTCATTTAGTCTTATAGCACTCAGTGGAGAAACTTTCTTATTCTCGTCAACACTTCAATTGGCAACCACAGAAACAGTTGAAAAAGCAACTCTGTGGATCCAGACGAACTTCGTTGCAGCAGGCGGAACAAACATTCTACTACCCCTGAGTCAA GCAATGGAGATGCTCTCTAATATATTTGATTCAGACTCGATTTCTCACATATTTCTCATTACTGATGGAAGTGTTGAAAATGAAAAACACATATGTGAACTTATACGAAATCAAGTGGCTGCTAAAGGATCGAGGTTTCCCCGTATTTCCACATTTGGTATAG ATCATATTGAAATTCAATTCCAAAGACTATTTACTACAGCTTCTTCTACAGTTCTTGCAAACATAGTCGTAGATGAATTGAATCATTTGGATGCAATTGAG GTTTATCCCCGCTACATTCCGGATCTTTCCTCTGGAAACCCATTAATAGTATCCGGCAGATACAAAGGGGAATTTCCCGATTCTCTTAAAATTAGTGGTTTCTTATCAGATGTGAGTAACTTCACAATAAACCTGAAGCCACAAAGGGCAAAGGGAATAATCGCTCTTGAAAGA GTGGTTGCCAAGAAACAGATTGACTTACTCACAGCTCAAGCGTGGCTTTCACAAAGTAAAGAACTCGAGGAGAAG gttgcaCAAATAAGTATACAAAGCAGCGTTCCATCTGAATACACTCGAATGATCTTATGTCAGACCGAAAGAGAAATCCAAGCATTCGAATCAGTTGGATTACAAGAG GTTCACAGAGTTAACCTGGAAAAGCTTGTAGACTCTAAAGGACGCAAGATAATTTTGCTGAGAAGTTTGGGTTATGGATTTGGTAGCATAAAAGCCACTGCAGAAAATGTTTTCCCAAGATTTGGAGATCCATTATTCCCTGATTCTGCATCAGACCCTATCACCAAGGCCGCTTCAACCTTTTGCGCCCAGTACTGTCATTGTTGTTGCTGTATGTGCTTAATTCGTACTTGTTCTCATGTAAATAATCAATGTGCCGTCGTTCTTTCTCAGTTTATTACCGCATTAACATGTTTTGGATGCCTCGAATGTTGCGTGGATTTGTGCTGCGACTTCTAA